The Oryzias melastigma strain HK-1 linkage group LG6, ASM292280v2, whole genome shotgun sequence genome includes a window with the following:
- the b4galnt4a gene encoding N-acetyl-beta-glucosaminyl-glycoprotein 4-beta-N-acetylgalactosaminyltransferase 1, which yields MLRVPVKKIRKQFKLLLLLVLLTSAVWFTYLHIHQGRSIRLPFSYGKDGDRQTDGTDTSRKRDARSSAGHPKSEDASDSREDEAPDDETIAAGAEGRDHAHIRKFLSQQNKKTTWKAEFKGQANLHVFEDWCGSSIRQLRKNLHFPLYPHTRTTIKKLAVAPRWKNYGLRIFGFLHPYRDGDFQFSVSSDDNSEFWLSLDESPLNARLLVYVGQLGTEWTAPGEFNKFRSQSSKSVHLMSSRRYYFEILHKQDDKGSDHVEVGWRPFLPGLKYEVIDSAYISLYADESSLKMNSVEHIPQTLASHMRLPQGSGPQGPEGGAVTLHGADMLKPDPRDTFHRIPMIDPSHLDNVLPSCIYSPTYVVKDFPIARYQGLQFVYLSFVYPNDFTRLTHMERENKCFYRESPIYLEKFGFYKYMKMDEEEEDRLFFFPNPEDFMEEEVVDTEDEAEIVGTQSPKGHSHSPSSPAQQQSKNLAPPTGGEKEEEEENPREADEDAIGNVTPPKGIKQFPGRPTAIGEGPDRDFGGGDPGVKQSTDTLFKRRSLSWIDPPAPIRKDRWKQTELETPKLSKSSLLYPPKPPFPAVTRQISSNSVHHKPPHSYDPALSRNKKEKRDENKIYITRPRSTKERGKEGGLWRDRRGDQASRRPREVFPGVFLYQTGKTTRLVHLGAKGPGGLGVTGIRRLIGGPPLWPNPPVKEGKARHHSQSKERRDGGTDPPEKDPPLILQSHHQDPPPAPTPPQRPDATRRASDHQERVTSYLRTSEITEPHLETNRSISNPDAEPEPEEGEMSDYSYEEVEGRPGWAEESINWQRTFSVNPNDFEMLRSDWNDLRCNVSGNLQLAESEVVDVLAQFMEKLNERNGGIYTLLRIINVEKRRDSARGNRYLVELELMERGRSVVRLSEYIYLLLHRSRQGDESQENTDSAPASPPSAATSALTTPPSHPPSSSSARALATPGSTAYAKPLLCQPLMLRWRRDVMVHFVVPVKNQARWVQQFISDMEELHRQTNDENFSIIIVDFESEDMDVEKALRESSVPRYEYLRRGGNFERSAGLQIGVDTIEDSHSIVFLCDLHIHFPPNILESIRKHCVEGRLAFAPIVMRLSCGSSPLEPDGYWEVNGFGLFGIYKSDFDKVGGMNTEEFKDRWGGEDWELLDRVMQNGLEVERLRLRNFFHYYHSKRGMWNAQNKKPLKGLRSLPLGGS from the exons gaTGACGAGACAATCGCTGCAGGAGCTGAAGGCCGAGACCACGCCCACATCCGCAAATTCCTGAGTCAGCAGAACAAAAAAACGACCTGGAAAGCAGAG TTTAAGGGGCAGGCCAACCTTCACGTGTTTGAGGACTGGTGCGGCTCCTCCATAAGACAGCTCCGCAAGAACCTGCACTTCCCCCTGTATCCTCAT ACAAGAACTACGATAAAGAAACTGGCAGTGGCTCCAAGGTGGAAGAACTACGGCCTGAGGATATTTGGCTTCCTCCATCCTTACCGGGACG gTGACTTCCAGTTCTCCGTTTCGTCAGATGATAACTCTGAGTTCTGGCTGAGTCTAGACGAGAGTCCTCTCAACGCCCGGCTGCTGGTTTATGTGGGACAG CTTGGTACAGAGTGGACGGCTCCAGGCGAGTTCAACAAGTTCAGGTCCCAGTCCTCCAAGTCTGTTCA CCTGATGTCATCCAGAAGATACTACTTTGAGATCCTTCACAAGCAGGATGACAAGGGCTCCGACCACGTGGAGGTTGGG TGGCGTCCGTTCCTCCCTGGTCTTAAATATGAAGTGATAGACTCCGCCTACATCTCTCTGTATGCAG ACGAGTCCAGTCTGAAGATGAACAGTGTGGAGCACATCCCCCAGACCCTGGCCAGCCACATGCGCCTCCCTCAGGGGTCTGGGCCTCAGGGTCCAGAGGGAGGCGCTGTCACGCTGCATGGAGCCGACATGCTGAAGCCGGATCCCAGAGACACCTTCCACCGCA TCCCCATGATTGATCCCTCCCACCTGGACAACGTTCTTCCGTCTTGTATCTACTCTCCAACCTATGTGGTCAAAGATTTTCCCATTGCCAGATACCAGGGGCTGCAGTTT gtgtACTTGTCGTTTGTTTACCCGAACGACTTCACTCGTCTAACACACATGGAGCGAGAGAACAAGTGCTTCTACAGGGAGTCCCCCATCTACCTGGAGAA GTTTGGTTTCTACAAATACATGAAGATggacgaagaggaggaggacaggtTGTTCTTCTTCCCCAACCCAGAAG ACTtcatggaggaggaggtggtcgACACTGAAGATGAGGCGGAGATCGTCGGAACTCAGTCACCTAAAGGACACTCCCATTCACCTTCTAGCCCCGCCCAGCAGCAATCTAAGAATTTGGCTCCGCCTACAGGtggagagaaggaggaggaggaagaaaaccCCCGAGAAGCAGACGAAGACGCCATTGGGAATGTAACCCCTCCCAAAGGAATAAAGCAGTTTCCGGGAAGGCCCACAGCGATAGGGGAGGGGCCAGACAGAGATTTTGGGGGGGGTGACCCAGGTGTAAAGCAAAGCACGGACACTTTGTTTAAACGACGCTCTTTGTCCTGGATCGACCCTCCCGCCCCAATCCGTAAAGACCGGTGGAAACAGACGGAGCTTGAAACGCCAAAGCTCAGCAAGTCCTCACTTCTGTACCCCCCCAAGCCCCCCTTCCCCGCCGTCACCAGACAGATTTCCAGTAACTCTGTCCATCACAAGCCCCCCCACAGTTATGACCCCGCCCTCTCCaggaacaaaaaagagaaaagagacGAGAACAAGATCTACATCACCAGACCTCGATCCACCAAGGAGCGAGGAAAAGAGGGGGGGCTGTGGCGGGACCGGCGGGGGGATCAGGCGTCCCGCCGCCCTCGAGAGGTCTTTCCAGGAGTCTTTCTCTACCAAACGGGTAAGACCACCAGGCTGGTCCATCTGGGGGCCAAAGGACCCGGTGGGCTTGGTGTGACGGGGATTCGCCGTCTCATTGGTGGCCCCCCGCTCTGGCCGAACCCCCCCGTTAAGGAAGGTAAGGCCCGGCATCACAGTCAGAGCAAAGAGAGGCGGGACGGCGGGACCGATCCACCTGAAAAAGACCCCCCACTGATCTTACAGTCCCACCACCAAGATCCCCCCCCTGCTCCAACCCCCCCACAGAGACCCGACGCCACAAGGAGAGCATCTGACCATCAGGAGCGGGTCACTTCTTACCTCAGAACCTCCGAAATTACAGAACCGCATCTGGAAACAAACCGCTCCATTTCCAACCCGGACGCAGAGCCGGAACCAGAGGAGGGCGAGATGTCCGACTACAGCTACGAAGAGGTGGAGGGCCGGCCGGGTTGGGCGGAGGAGAGCATCAACTGGCAGAGGACGTTCTCGGTCAACCCCAACGACTTTGAGATGCTGCGCTCCGACTGGAACGACCTGCGCTGCAACGTGTCCGGGAATCTCCAGCTGGCAGAGAGCGAAGTGGTGGACGTGCTGGCTCAGTTCATGGAGAAGCTCAACGAGCGCAACGGGGG GATCTACACTCTGCTGCGGATAATCAACGTGGAGAAGCGGCGGGACTCTGCCCGAGGAAACCGCTACCTGGTGGAGCTGGAGCTGATGGAGAGGGGCCGCAGCGTGGTGCGCCTCTCAGAGTACATTTACCTGCTGCTCCACCGCAGCAGGCAGGGCGACGAAAGCCAAGAGAACACAGACTCCGCCCCGGCGTCGCCCCCCTCTGCAGCCACATCCGCTCTCACCACCCCGCCCTCACATCCTCCCAGCAGCTCCTCCGCCCGAGCCCTGGCGACGCCGGGGAGCACCGCTTACGCCAAGCCTCTCCTCTGCCAGCCGCTCATGCTGCGGTGGAGGAGGGACGTGATGGTGCACTTTGTGGTGCCCG TGAAGAACCAGGCCCGCTGGGTGCAGCAGTTTATCTCAGACATGGAGGAGCTCCACAGGCAGACGAACGACGAGAACTTCAGCATCATCATCGTGGACTTCGAGAGCGAGGACATGGACGTGGAAAAGGCGCTGCGGGAGAGCAGCGTGCCCAG GTACGAGTACCTCAGACGGGGGGGCAACTTCGAGCGTTCGGCCGGCCTGCAGATCGGAGTGGACACCATCGAG GACAGCCACAGCATCGTGTTTCTGTGCGACCTGCACATCCACTTCCCCCCCAACATCCTGGAGAGCATCCGGAAACACTGCGTGGAGGGCCGCCTGGCCTTTGCCCCCATCGTGATGAGACTCAGCTGTGGGAGCTCGCCTTTGGAGCCCGACG GTTACTGGGAGGTGAACGGCTTTGGCCTGTTCGGAATCTACAAATCCGACTTTGACAAAGTCGGAGGAATGAACACGGAAGAGTTCAAGGACCGGTGGGGAGGAGAGGACTGGGAACTGCTGgacag GGTCATGCAGAATGGTTTGGAGGTGGAGCGACTGCGCCTCAGGAACTTCTTTCACTACTACCACTCCAAACGAGGGATGTGGAACGCCCAGAACAAGAAACCGCTGAAGGGACTGCGCTCTCTGCCGCTGGGAGGCTCCTAA